The following is a genomic window from [Limnothrix rosea] IAM M-220.
TTTGAAAGCTAGTAGGATTGTTTGCATAGAAACATCTCCCGATCTCTCGCTCTCTCATTCACCGCGTCGTACTTCCGAGCATGCTTAAGCAAAACTCACGTTCTTTTAGGAAAGCCCATAATCAAAAACTTTTTAACAACTAAAATCTTTAACAGCGCATTTATAACATAACGAAAATAACCAAAGAACTTATTGTTCCTACGGCGTATTTATTATTCTCCGAAAGAAAGATTGACATTACTAATACCAGTGAAATCACTTGTTCTCACTCGTAAATCAAGCAATGTCAGACTTACGTATTACTTGACCCGACTCAATTCTCGCACCCGTTGTTTTAATTTGATTTTGAGCCTAATTTGTTGCCACGTTAAAACAGTATTGAGGGTAAAGCTAGAAAAGAAAGAGATTAAAGTGGCCAGACCTGCACCGATCGCCCCAAATTGAATCGTTAAAATAACGAGCATTGGTAAATAAATTCCTAGAATTGCGATGCTATTGACCCTCAACGAAATTTGCGGCAGACCCATCGCGAATAAAGCGGGTTCTAATAGGCAATTTCCCATATTGAAAATACCTGCAACGACCATCACCATCAAGGTTGCATAGGCGGCGACAAAATCTTCCCCCATCGCGTAGTAGAGCAAATCTTTACCGAACCATAGTCCTAATAGGAAAAGCAATAAACCAAATCCTTTCAGAATGAAGCTGAATTTCAACACAATCCGGCTAAATTTACGCCAGCGATCGCGACTGCTGAGATGGGCAAGCTCTGGATAAACCGAATGGGTAAATAACAAAGCAACTTCCCGCAATGGTGTCGCCAACTCGTAACCAGCTCGATATAGACCCACAGCTACGGGGGTAGCAAAAATACCAATGATTAATGGGCTTACCGTCATCACAAGGGGCAATGATGAGTTGAGATTCGACACCAAACAAAATTTGAGCAGGGTGCGATCTACAGTAAATAAATTAGGGCACGACCAATCCATCCCCTCTAAAAGTCCCTGACGACGAACTTCCCGCCACCCTAAAAATAAAAGTGATACACCGTTCATCGCCTCTGCGAAGACCCAAATAAACAAATAGCTCCAAAATGGGGCTTCTAGGGATAACGCAATAATGGTGCCAGCTAAACGGGTGAAGGCTGGGACAGTTTGCTGTAAAGCGAGCCAATTAA
Proteins encoded in this region:
- a CDS encoding lipopolysaccharide biosynthesis protein yields the protein MIKGLFADGIFRRILKNFSWLLIGQIFTAIANFGYLSLTAHRLGLELFGLFILARAFIEILIGVTTFQSWQAFIRYGAVYLKEKNRDALQHLIKVTTLLDILGSCGGFFVAITLAPFVGSLVGWDASTIREVQWCSVLMLFTLGSTPMGLLRLFDRFNWLALQQTVPAFTRLAGTIIALSLEAPFWSYLFIWVFAEAMNGVSLLFLGWREVRRQGLLEGMDWSCPNLFTVDRTLLKFCLVSNLNSSLPLVMTVSPLIIGIFATPVAVGLYRAGYELATPLREVALLFTHSVYPELAHLSSRDRWRKFSRIVLKFSFILKGFGLLLFLLGLWFGKDLLYYAMGEDFVAAYATLMVMVVAGIFNMGNCLLEPALFAMGLPQISLRVNSIAILGIYLPMLVILTIQFGAIGAGLATLISFFSSFTLNTVLTWQQIRLKIKLKQRVRELSRVK